Proteins encoded in a region of the Mucilaginibacter sabulilitoris genome:
- the abc-f gene encoding ribosomal protection-like ABC-F family protein: MIAINNLTFEIGARALYDEANWHIKPGEKIGLIGANGTGKTTLLKIIVGDYKPTSGTISMAKDLTMGYLNQDLLSYSSDKTIVHVAMEAFERQNQLHDEIENLLKKLETDYTEDLLHKLSDKQHEFELLDGYNIEYKAREILAGLGFSDEDCQRKLSTFSGGWRMRVMLAKILLQAPDILLLDEPTNHLDLPSIQWLEDYLKAFNGAIIIVSHDRWFLDKVINRTVESRKGKLTVYAGNYTFYLEEKALREEIQRGEFKNQQSKIKQEERLIERFRAKASKAKMAQSRIKMLDKMERVDDVDDDNPSVNFAFRFSKQSGRHVVTLEDITKKYPAIDILDHTEAVIEKGDKIALIGANGKGKSTLLRIIASADKEFKGTVTTGHNVSTTFFAQHQLESLHLENQILQELQAFAPKHTDTELRTILGSFLFTGDDVFKKIKVLSGGEKSRVALAKALTADANFLILDEPTNHLDMQSVNILIQALEQYEGTFIVVSHDRYFLDNVANKIWFIEDQKIKIYPGTYAEYDEWAAKRKLEPKTAIPAPQPKKEEKKPEPAKQQHQGENKHQQLKKLNQDLAKMEEQIAELDKAVKELEAKLADDKIYADNTKLKEIKATYAQKQAELKQVQQKWETLAEQILELEA, translated from the coding sequence ATGATTGCTATAAATAACCTTACGTTTGAGATTGGTGCGCGTGCCCTTTACGATGAAGCCAACTGGCATATAAAACCCGGAGAAAAAATTGGTTTAATAGGTGCCAATGGAACCGGTAAAACAACCCTCTTAAAAATTATTGTAGGCGACTATAAGCCCACATCGGGCACCATATCAATGGCTAAGGACCTTACTATGGGTTACCTTAACCAGGATTTGCTCTCATACTCATCAGATAAAACTATTGTACATGTGGCCATGGAAGCTTTTGAGCGCCAGAACCAGCTGCATGATGAAATAGAAAACCTGCTTAAAAAGCTGGAAACTGACTACACCGAAGATCTTTTGCATAAACTGAGCGACAAACAGCACGAGTTTGAACTGCTCGACGGTTATAACATTGAATATAAGGCACGCGAAATATTAGCAGGTTTGGGCTTTAGCGATGAAGATTGCCAGCGAAAGTTAAGCACTTTCTCGGGCGGGTGGCGCATGCGTGTTATGCTTGCCAAAATATTGTTACAGGCACCCGATATATTACTCTTGGATGAGCCTACCAACCACCTTGACTTACCGTCGATCCAATGGCTGGAAGATTACCTGAAGGCATTTAACGGCGCTATCATCATCGTATCGCACGATAGGTGGTTCCTGGATAAGGTGATCAACCGCACGGTTGAATCGCGCAAGGGAAAACTTACCGTTTATGCGGGTAACTATACTTTTTACCTGGAAGAAAAAGCCCTGCGCGAAGAAATTCAGCGTGGCGAGTTTAAAAATCAGCAATCAAAAATTAAACAGGAAGAGCGCCTGATCGAACGTTTCCGCGCCAAGGCATCTAAGGCAAAAATGGCGCAATCACGCATTAAAATGCTTGATAAAATGGAACGTGTAGATGATGTGGATGATGATAATCCTTCGGTTAACTTCGCCTTTCGCTTCTCTAAACAATCGGGCAGGCACGTGGTAACGTTAGAGGATATCACCAAAAAATACCCTGCTATTGATATTCTTGACCATACCGAAGCCGTAATTGAAAAAGGCGACAAGATAGCCCTGATTGGTGCCAACGGTAAGGGTAAGTCGACCCTGCTGCGTATTATCGCTTCGGCTGATAAGGAGTTTAAGGGAACCGTAACTACCGGGCACAATGTAAGCACTACTTTTTTTGCCCAGCATCAGTTAGAGTCGTTACACCTGGAAAACCAGATATTACAAGAGCTGCAGGCCTTTGCACCAAAACATACCGATACCGAACTGCGTACCATCTTAGGGTCGTTCCTGTTTACCGGCGATGATGTATTTAAGAAGATCAAAGTATTATCAGGAGGTGAAAAATCACGTGTGGCTTTGGCCAAAGCGCTTACCGCCGACGCCAACTTCCTGATACTGGATGAGCCCACCAACCACCTGGATATGCAATCGGTAAATATCCTGATACAGGCATTAGAGCAGTATGAGGGTACTTTTATCGTAGTATCGCACGACAGGTATTTCCTTGATAATGTGGCCAACAAAATCTGGTTCATTGAAGATCAAAAAATAAAAATTTACCCGGGTACTTATGCCGAGTATGATGAATGGGCTGCGAAACGCAAGTTAGAGCCTAAAACTGCTATCCCTGCACCTCAACCTAAAAAGGAAGAGAAAAAACCTGAGCCGGCTAAACAACAGCACCAAGGTGAAAACAAACACCAGCAACTAAAAAAATTAAACCAGGACCTGGCCAAAATGGAAGAACAAATTGCCGAACTGGATAAAGCAGTAAAAGAGCTGGAAGCCAAACTGGCCGACGATAAAATTTATGCAGACAACACCAAATTAAAGGAAATCAAAGCCACTTACGCCCAAAAACAAGCCGAACTAAAACAGGTTCAGCAAAAATGGGAAACACTGGCCGAGCAAATTCTGGAGCTGGAAGCGTAA